The sequence acaatttaaaaaaatgcagagcacTATCAAATATTATTTGTGTTTTCACCTTTCATAACAAGCATGTTTACTCCTATTTTTGAATATTTACTCTGCTTCTCTGAAAGAAACGAACTAAATTCACCTGGGCTCCTCAAAAGTGCAGATATTCATAATAGCAATAGCTAACCAACTGTAAGATCAAAGCTGgaataaacagaacaaaacatgCAATGCATGATAGGTGCAACCTGCATCTAGGGAATACAATTATTACCCTATTTACCCATTTCAGTCACTTATtctaagtttttaaaataaacaaactacACTAACATGTTTCTTCATTTACATGGATTTGCTATTTTTAGTTGCTTGGGTAATTTTTCCTGTATCCCTGTTccattttcatgcatttttccTTTAGTGTAAAAAACTTCCTTTAAcaacatttatattttcttgatGTTCTGAAAGAGTGCCATCAAGGCTTAAGACTGGTGGAAACCAACCATGGAATTTGAGCCTGAAGAAGGTAATacacagggagaggcaggagaacCTGTCCTTGCTTCATCTGCCAAGGAGGAGACACTCAGAAGTCAATTGGATGAGCCCTGGGCAACTGGGCAGAGCCTTATGGTTTGCCACACACCAGTTGACTGGACAACCTTCCAATGCTCCTCCCAACTCAAGATACTCTGCAACTCTGCTCACTAATAGCAGGTGATAAAACAGGAAGAGACGGTCAAAGGCAACAGGTTTGGAAGGCCCAGGTTGGATAGTGGAAGAAACTTGTTCACTGGGAGGGTATCACAGACCCAAACAAGGAACAGGAAAACCTCTTTCTGGAGGTTTTTAGCACTCCATTAGACATAGACATGGCTGCCCTCACAGATggtcagtattttttttcaaccCATTTCCTCCTTAAattcatgtttattttctcttatgcCACTAAGTTTCAACATGAGAACCAAAGCAGTAAGCTGAAAAtatccaaaataaaattaacatgCTCAAATTCATTTAAGCATGCTATTCCTTAATGAGAATCCTTTCAGGAAACAAGTCTCCCCAAACTATGGTCCTTCTTGTTAGCGGGAAAGCCACACTATAAATACAGTACATGAACAGTCAGAATGTTTAGAGCAGATAGTTCATTAAATGTCATCTATCAGAACTGTTTTCATAATGTCCATACAATTGATTATAGACAGTATGATACAGACATGACTATGAAGTGTGCCTGTTAAAGACAGCTTgggtgatttaaaaaaaattacatattagAGAAACAAATTTGAGAAGGGATAGTATTTGATTAATTAAGACAATATTGCTAAACTTGCCTATAATTTTTACAGATCCAGGATGAACTATCTTcatttaaacattattttgacCACCTTGTTGTACTGTGTTTATGTTCTGTACTATTCTGCTGAAATTCTGCAGTACTTAGTTTTCTCAGAGTATTCTTTATCATATTCTACCCTACAGCAACATTCTCTTTCACAAGACTTGCTCTGCAACATCCCTGTAGGATGAGGCATAATTTGTGAAATGGAAATGCAGTGTGGCATAGAGACAACAGAACTGACAAGGCAGGAACACTTACTTGTGGTGCTGTCTTGCCCTTGAACTCAGGATGAAGAGAGTGCACAAGGCAAATGCAAAGCTTTCAATGGTGCAGCAGGCAAGggcaaacccaaaccattccaggatctCTCCAAAAAAGTTGGCTCCGCTGACATACTCAAACATTCCTCCTGGAAGCAGGACAGAGTTAGTTCAAAATACCTTAGTCAGGATGTTCAATGTTACCTTTTCTGTACACCAAGTAGGAGCTGTATCACCAATGTCtctatttgatttttaaaggcagtggaaacagcatttttcagTTCAAGCTGCACTATGAAGGAACACTTCAGACCTCATTCTAAGATAGACCTTTTGTAGCTCCACTTTTCctctttaaataaagaaaaaaagatttactAGCATCAGAAGCAAGTAAATGCCTTTGCGAATAATTAGTTAACGACATGTTCTTTGATCATACCctaaaacttttttaaaatacgTAGAAATAGAAGACATACTCCCCTTGAGCCCCAGAAAATACTCATAGGATTACTTAGCCTacaatttcatttctttaagTACTTTAGAATATAAGTTAATTATGAACAATACTATTAATTATGAACAATACTATTATTATGAAGTAAAGTTCCAAATTTGTTCTGTAGCTTACAGTTATTGCACTTTTGTTCCCATGCTTCATCAGATTTGCTGTTTCAGCCTCTATATGCAGTAAAAATTTGGCAGTCTGTGTTAAATCGATTGTATAGACAATTGTGCATAAACAATTGGTACTCAGCTGCTGGGAATTTTATAAATCAAGAATTTCACCCTAATTCTAAAGTTGATGTACAAATGGATAACATCTCAGTGTGTGCTTTACCAGTGGGACTAAACAAACAAGTATTTGGCAAATGTAATAAAGAACATGTTTTGACCTTGCTCTCTAATTACACTACCTTTGTgacaaaagaaaagtgaaattctAGCACTTGAACTGGATAAGCAACATCAAAAAGACCAGCTACTCCTGATCTTACAGCAAATACCGTATTTCCTTCAGAAACTTTTTgtacactgaacagagtataATATGTTCATATTAATTTTTCACATGAGCACTTCTATTTACAgctattaaaattataattattttcattttggtgaaaaataaCAGTCTACCTTATATATCTTAGTTCTtacagttttattaaaaaagaagaagcaacaagaagaaaaagcaacaactaagaaaaaaaatgtagtgaGATAACAGAATTCAGAGGTATTGTCTTTCTGCTCTCAGTGAGTGTAATGTACCCAGAAGAGTGCCTGTTTCCAAAAGTGATAATAAACCTCAACACTTCAATATAGGCTCTATAAGAAAGCCTTTCATATTCTCCATTTCCCCACGAAGGCCAGAATTTACAATGCCAAATTCATTTGGATTTCTGtcctcctttccctgtgtcTCCCTTTTCAAAATTGTTGCTGTTCTCCAATTACTTCAGGTACCTCCCTCTTATATTGGACATGAGATGGGTCACATGCTGAGTACTTTCTTCattcccctgctgcccccacaCTGAGTGAATAATTTAGGTCCTTCTCCTCCACCCACCTGCTGATTCTCTGAAAAGATgggcaatggaaaaaaaatgggacaTTTTtacccctttttaaaaatatagccAATGTTGGTCAAGAAACCCAAAGATTTGCACAAGCCAAGTGACATAATGAAATAGATTCCTTCCAATATTTGgcttcagagggaaaaaaatgtttcccaaACTATAAAATCACTTCCCATGgtagaaaacaaaatgctaTTTCCAGTTGCCTCTTGTATCTTAAATTACTATCTCCTCTAAAATACACCAAGCTTTAGAAGACTATTCTCACACAGAATCATTTTagattggaagggatctcttGAGATAATCTTGTTCAACCAGCACTGTTGAAGCAAGATCTACCAGAACAGGTTGTCCAGGACTATGCCCAGTGTGGTTTTGAGTCTCCCTTCAATctttctgagcaacctgctccaCACCTGTGTGTTTGACCATCctcccagccaaaaaaaaaaaaaaaaattcagatataATTTTATGTGCTTGAATTTTGTGTCCACTGCCTCTGGTCCTGTCAATAGGCACCACTAAGGAGAGCCTGGTTCTCTTTTCTTCATAGTATATAAACTTTGGTAAGAtctccctgagccttctcttctctagtCTGAAAAGTCTAAGCTCTCTCCACCTCTTCTTATATGAGAGATACTTCTTTATGTTGTATTAATTTCTGTACCATTTTACTTACCTCTTGGTATCTTGTAACCAGTTTCCCCTGGTTTTCTCAGATTTCTGAGAATATGATCAGAATGAATATTGATGGCCATGCCAATCAACCATCCTAAAAAACCTGAagagaaatattgaaaatactATATTtagtgcactgtgtttgttcAGAAAACAAACTACAGTCCAATAGCACATTAGGCATATTGTCTCAAAGCAGTAATAATGTAAGCAGCATAAACAGCTCTGGTGACATCCTGCAcagtcccagccccacactgtgCTCTTCAATCAGCAGAGCTCACAGTATCAACAGCTCCCTAGACAGGAAACAGCACTTCAAAAATGAAGTTTATTCTTATGTTGCTAGActtatataaatgtatttacgTGCATATATATGCAGATGTAACGTATACGTTTCCCTAACTTTGACATAGAAAAATATGCTAAGATTTTACACACTGAAGGAAACAGCCATTTTTAATCTTCCCAGAGGGACACATCTTAGCCCCACTCTCCTTCGACTATGTTACTGATAGCACATCAGAATTTCCCCAACAGATTTCTGTGCAATAAAAGGAGTACAATTGTGAAGGAATTAACGGGCCATTTAATCATTCAGCAAAATGGTTTAGCCATTTATTACAGCCTTTCACAGAAACTGAGATTGTTGTCACACTCTGCATCCTTATGTTGCCATGAGGGTGGGATAAATCAAAAGGAATTTAGGATTGGAATCCATTATTTTTATCCCTTGGCAACATGTTACCTATGTTATCTTCCCTTGAAGGCAGCATTCCCTGCTGATAAGGAATGGATAAGATCTGTGTTTTGAGGTTAACCAGTGCCTCATCTCAGATTCTGTGATTAGTCTTCCTAACAAGACACAATCATCTGGAGCATCCAGATACCTATGAATATTAGGAGAGACACTAGCAACCACATCCCTTGCCTGCAAGATTATACCCAGATATGGACAATGCATACACGCTCTTCAGGTTTGATGTGCAACGAGAGCAGAGGTGACACGTGTGCTTAGTTGCCTGGTGGCCAGATAAAAAGCTTCATGCAGCAGTTAAGGAGCTGATGTTCTGTAACCTGTACCTTGTAAGTTACAGGTGCTGTTCTGCTTTGCAGAACTGCTACTAAAGAAGTGTTTTGATGCACAAAAGAGTTAGCCATGAACATTCAAAGGAAGCAGTTGAATAGGAACTTAAAGGAGTAAGAAAAGACATGGCATACTGCAAAGGGTTTGAAGAAGCTAAAGCaagcaaaggaagaaaggagTTTCCAACTACAAGTGCAGACAGATTAGGAAAGGACGCAAGGGTGAGGCACAGAGGTGTTGGTGTCCTGTTTATAGCAGCCACCACTTCACAGTTTCACCAACTCTCTTGGTAAACTCACAAGCTCTTAATTGGCACTCAGGTGCAAGGTTCATGCTGAAAGATTATGACGTTCTTGGTTTGCAAGTTTATGGTTCTGCATTTGAAGCAGAACATTCCTGTTTCTCTGAAAACACACAAGTTCACTGCTCTGAACTAAACCAACACACAGTCCAGAGAAACCATGAGGAAATCACATCAAAACCATATTCCTGCTCGAAATCAATTACTGCTGTAGATATAAGTTATTGTGGTCCTCAAAACAGACAAACTATATAAAAGAGTTCCACAGTGAGAGGTTACACAGCCCACTAGTCTGCCTTTAACTGATGAGGCAAAACATTCTGGTTTATCTTCAGATGAAAATGATCTTCCTATAAAGATTTCATTAGGAAATTGTACTATCATTTTGACAGCAAGCAAAAGTAGATGTctaggaaacaaaaaaattgaataaataaattactttgtCACTAAATACCTTAGTCTTTTAATCATATCCTTCAAGTATAAATGTAACCTCACTTCCCCACTGGGAGTGAATGATCAACCCCTCCACCCCTTCCTTGTGTGGCCAGTTTTGTCATTTGACAAAGCCACCCCCCAATTACAAGGGCAGCTGGattggtgtctgtgtgtgtatccAATATAGATATCCTGACACCAAGGACTTGCAGCATTTGCCATGGCATTATGAACAGTAGTTAGCAGCTACCCTTGCTAGATTATTTTACTCGGTGATTTTGTTACTTTAGTTTAATCTACATGTTAGACAGAAAAGCTTTGCTTCTTTTAAACCTGCATGCTGCTGGTTCCATGTAGGGCTTCAAGGttctacatgaaaaaaaaaaaaatacctgacCTGGATTTACTTGGCTGGTAGAGAGTAAAGACGACAATCAGATCATCTAGCACTGCAGAAAGAAGTGTCAGTTCAAAGGctaaaaaaggtaaaaaggcCTCCAGCTACACCAATGAGAAAACTATGAGAAGACTTATAAAATGGCATTGAAGATACCATAAAATcacaataaaaaattaagagCTATGAAGACAGAGGAAAATGACACCTGATGTTCTCATGGCATGATTTAACTCACCTGTAATGAAGCGTGAGCCACCCAGCCAGCCTGCAGGGTAAGTTGCATAGGTGGTTAAGCTTCGGCCCTGCAAATACCCGTTGAAAGCACAGAACAGAAGCGCTAACACAAAAGTGAAAAACGGCGTTGGTTTTCCTTCTCGGATCAGAAGGGGAAAGATGAGTGCCCTAtagcaaacaaagaaaagaaaatttattgtaTTAACCACAAAAATGATAGTTTTGAAGTCCAAACATTGTGCACACTACCCTACTTTACAAATTCTCAGCACCAGCCCTTGGTGTCTGAAAGGATAGCTGCACTTGCTTTAATAtctaaaacattcttttttttttttttgcttagttGGAATTACAAAACCAGTCCTCTCTACTGTATGGCAGAAATTTTGAACTTTGCATCCAAAGCAATTACTTTGGTGAGAGGAATAAAGACAACTGATATTAAGCACAGTCCATTTTTGTCCCTAAACCCTCAGTTGTATCATCAAGCTTTCTGAGATGAGCTAGGAAACAAGACCCCTCCACTAAATTCCCCCAGCATTTCCAGGAGGAAAGTCAATCCCCTTTAAATTAACCTAATTGACCTCAGTTTCCTCCCTATCCTGTAAGCCAAAACATTAATTGCTTCACCTTGACAGTCTTGGTCTACTCTATGACACCTCTAAAGATGTGACAAACCCTCAATTGCCATCCCATTTGGGAAAGGAATCTTGATTGCTTTTCCTGGGGGATTATGCAAGTAAACAAACTAGCTCCAAACAAGAAGAGCAGGTGAATACTCTTGTGCTCTTTCTTGTGGTACTAGCCAACTCCCAATTGTCTATTGATTTAATTATGATCTATACTGATATAGAAGCAGGATCACTGAAGCCTGAGCATTCTTCATGTGTTTTCCACCTACCCAAGGACAACTGCTTCAAAATAACCTTTCCAAAGGAAGTCCAACGCTAACAGCTTTCAAGAAAGAGTAATAAATTCACTACAGGATTATTTAAAGCATGCAATGCCACAAGAAACATAACTAGATAACAGAGGTCTCTTCCAGTCTACACTTACCTACACAAGAGTCCTTTGGGTTTGGCAATAGGAAGAagcaagtggaaaaaaagaaactgcagcacagctcacctTTTTGTACAAATCATTGCCTCACATTCCTAGTTATTCCCAGACATCAAGGATGAGTTGAGATCCCATGTAAAAACTAATGTCTTTACGcttaagaatagaaaaagggGGAGCAAAGACACAATTGCAGGTTTTCAAAGGCAGCCTCCGGGCCAATCATATGTCACATACCTCCCCACAACAAGGCTGTGGAACACACTTGGTCAAAAGCAAGAGCTTCTCTCAATAGGTACCAGAAAATAACTTATCAGCCACACAAGGGGCTTAAAACAAACCTGACAAACCTAACCCTCCTGTCTTGGCAGCAAATTTACTCGTGGAGTACGACAAGTAGCTACTGTCCATAACTTGAAGGGAACAGCAAGATCGCACCTGGGCTCCAACTAAGCTGCCTTCTCCAAGTACTTTTACAAAATGCCTGAATACCTTTGACTACCTGGCAACATAGGGcactcagccccagccttgCCAGTATTTTAATGAATCACTGAATACACTGAGCTAGAGGAAACATACAAGGctcatccagtccaactcctgCAACGAACGCTATGTTGAAAGACAACGTTGAACAATATAATTAGAAAATAGCTATTGTTTAGCAACATCAAGATTTTATCAGAACAAGGTGCTGAACTTTCCTGGTTGTAACACAGTGACCTTAAGACAGCCTGCTCAATCCACTGCTGAAGCGGGAGGcgcagcagcaggagcagaacaggGATGGAGCGGGGCGCTTAGGGAGCGCCAAGAGCATCGCCGGAGCATCGCAGCGCACAGCGCGCACAAGGCAGCCGGCACCGCATGGCCACGGCAATTCGCCAGGCTGCCGTAACAATGCAGGGCACATCGCAGTGTAGCGAAGCAGAAGAGACATGAGTAACTATTACATTAAATAACAAAAGCTAATTAACAGAACCTCAACCCCTTCGGTCAGGAAGCAGCAGCCAGGTATCTCTATGAAGACCGacccttcccctgcccccagCACGCAGGGAGCCCCCGCCacccgccccagccccgcccgcgccgccgca comes from Zonotrichia leucophrys gambelii isolate GWCS_2022_RI chromosome 2, RI_Zleu_2.0, whole genome shotgun sequence and encodes:
- the SRD5A1 gene encoding 3-oxo-5-alpha-steroid 4-dehydrogenase 1, translated to MGSAGDAGVCALWRWAEGPEEQRLLELFSYGLMALGAVSSLLLRFIPMPYGRYSSRRFGWLLPARPAWVLQELPSLLVPLGLAVCGGAVAAARPNRVLLGCFLLHYAHRALIFPLLIREGKPTPFFTFVLALLFCAFNGYLQGRSLTTYATYPAGWLGGSRFITGFLGWLIGMAINIHSDHILRNLRKPGETGYKIPRGGMFEYVSGANFFGEILEWFGFALACCTIESFAFALCTLFILSSRARQHHKWYLEKFEDYPKDRKIVIPFLY